From Arvicanthis niloticus isolate mArvNil1 chromosome 22, mArvNil1.pat.X, whole genome shotgun sequence, the proteins below share one genomic window:
- the LOC143435760 gene encoding uncharacterized protein LOC143435760 isoform X2 produces MLDTYLNLAAIGYKWEDCNTEDRCQCSGRHERHIICHSGYKPCEDKRYKKKQCTPVSPRTIRQYVVVPTLRRHDDCDANLQLTGFPTSMAVHQQTHTGEKPREYRECRSPSVYTGPLCTCHVTHRIRKYYAYNQCGKTLSSSGSFLGHENILGRKGSDKCELCTQGCNHHRCLHTCKRTGSEEDPCEYNQRDKDFRSNSSLKLHKRTHLEIELYKDNQSDKGFANHSLYQEPRSHSKEKRCGYDRCAKTFACPNCLQIHERINLEKPFECNQCSKAFAYKSHLHRHEKIHTGEKPYGCNHCGKAFACNSYLQMHERSHTGEKPYECRQCGKAFSRNSHLHRHERSHTGEKPYGCNKCGKAFGCNSNLQRHERSHTGEKPYGHKQCGKAFVQKSNLHSHERSLTGQKPCEYNQSGKAFARNSHLFRHEINHSREKSYGCSQCGKAFGRNSNLQRHERSHTGEKPYECNQCGKAFSQNSHLHRHERSHTGEKPYECNQCFKAFACKSDLHRHERRHTGEKHYGCKQCGKAFSQNSHLHRHERSHTGQKAYECNECGKAFAYCSNFQKPDRIHIGKKHEPSV; encoded by the coding sequence GCATATCATCTGTCACTCTGGATACAAGCCATGTGAGGATAAGCGATATAAAAAGAAGCAATGTACCCCTGTCTCtcccagaacaattagacaataTGTAGTAGTCCCCACTCTGAGAAGACATGATGACTGTGATGCAAATTTACAGTTAACTGGTTTTCCGACTTCCATGGCAGTGCATCAACaaactcacactggagagaaacctcgtGAGTACAGGGAATGCAGAAGTCCATCTGTCTATACTGGTCCACTCTGTACCTGTCATGTGACTCACAGAATAAGGAAATACTATGCATATAATCAGTGTGGTAAAACCCTGAGTTCTTCCGGTTCTTTTCTAGGACATGAAAATATTCTGGGGAGAAAAGGAAGTGACAAATGTGAGCTGTGTACTCAAGGCTGTAACCATCACAGGTGTCTTCACACATGCAAAAGAACCGGTAGTGAGGAAGATCCCTGTGAATATAATCAACGTGATAAAGACTTCAGATCtaattcatctttaaaattaCACAAAAGAACTCATTTGGAAATAGAACTTTATAAAGATAATCAGAGTGATAAAGGCTTTGCAAATCATAGTCTTTATCAAGAGCCTAGATCTCACTCTAAAGAGAAGAGGTGTGGCTATGACCGGTGTGCTAAAACCTTTGCCTGTCCTAATTGtcttcaaatacatgaaagaattAATTTGGAGAAACCCtttgaatgtaatcaatgtagtaaagcTTTTGCATATAAAAGTCATCTTCACAGGCATGAAAagattcatactggagagaaaccctatggatgtaatcactgtggtaaagcTTTTGCATGTAACAGTTATCTTCAAATGCATGAAAGaagtcacactggagagaaaccctatgaatgtcgtcaatgtggtaaagccttttcacgtaaCAGTCATCTTCACCggcatgaaagaagtcacactggagagaaaccatatggaTGTAATAAATGCGGTAAAGCTTTTGGTTGCAACAGTAATCTtcaaaggcatgaaagaagtcacactggagaaaaaccctatggacataaacaatgtggtaaagcctttgtacAGAAGAGTAATCTTCATAGTCATGAAAGAAGTCTTACTGGACAAAAGCCCTGTGAATATAATCAAAGTGGTAAAGCGTTTGCACGAAATAGTCATCTTTTCCGTCATGAAATAAACCATAGTCGAGAAAAATCCTATGGATGTagtcagtgtggtaaagcctttggaCGTAACAGTAATCTtcaaaggcatgaaagaagtcatactggagagaaaccttatgaatgtaatcagtgtggtaaagccttttcacagaACAGTCATCTTCataggcatgaaagaagtcacactggggagaaaccatatgaatgtaatcaatgtttTAAAGCCTTTGCATGCAAAAGTGACCTTCACAGGCATGAAAGAagacacactggagaaaaacacTACGGATGTAaacagtgtggtaaagccttttcacagaACAGTCATCTTCataggcatgaaagaagtcacacTGGACAAAAAGCTTATGAATGTAAtgagtgtggtaaagcctttgcgtATTGTAGCAACTTTCAAAAGCCTGATAGAATTCATATTGGTAAAAAGCATGAACCTAGTGTGTGA